TCGAGATGGTTTTAGTTCGTGAAGCGACGACTGAAGAAGTACTCCATGGGCACCCACACGGCTTGCATGGTAATGCCGGTCATTAATTTTCGGAGTTGAGCAATGCCTTCGTTTGATATTGTTTCTGAAATCGATACTCAAGAAGTAGATAATGCTATTAACCAAGCTCGTAAAGAGGTTGAGGGGCGTTACGATTTTAAAGGCAGTAAGGCTGAGATTCAGTGGGACAAAAAAGAAATCACTTTGCTCGCTGAGGACGAATATAAAGTTGAGGCCATGGGCAGTATCTTGCAGACAAAGTTGCACCGTCGCGGCATCGATATTAAGGCTATTAAGTTTGAAAAAATTGAAGAAGCCGGTGGTCGTATGCTGCGCCGAAAGGTCACATTGGTTCAAGGTATTGACCGCGAAATTGCTAAAGATGTTATTAAATTGATTAAGGATTCTAAGCTGAAAGTGCAGCCTGCGGTTGCGGACGACAAGATCAAAGTTTCGTCAAAAAGTATTGATGAATTGCAGGAATGTATCAGCCTAGTACGCGGTGGTAATTTTCCGATTCCCTTACAATATAATAATATGCGTTCGTAAAATTGGGCTTGCACGTTTTTTGGGCTGTGCTAGCCTAGATCTCAGTTAAAGTTCCCCGTGTGAGTGTTCTCGATTTTTAGTGGTTCGAAGGCTTCCTCGGGTTAAAAAAAATCCACAGGAGGTCTTTGTGGCTAAAAAATTATACGTAGGAAACTTGCCTTACTCAGTTGACGATGAGGCTCTTCACCAACACTTCGCTCAATTCGGAGCGGTTGATTCTGCAAAAGTTATCATGGACAGAGAAACAGGCCGTTCTAAAGGTTTCGGCTTTGTTGAAATGGCTGATGACTCTGCTGCTGATCAAGCAATCGAAAAAGCAAACGGTTACGAACTAAACGGTCGCGCTATCAACGTATCTGAAGCTCGCCCACAAGCTCCTCGTGAGGGTGGCCCTCGTCGCGGTGGTTTCGGTGGCGGTCGTGACGGCGGTCCTCGTCGTGGCGGTTTCGGCGGTGGCGACCGTGGTCCACGCGGTCCTCGCAACTAGTTTGTTTGCAGTCTGAAGTTCTTTTGACGAAGTCAGACTTGTAATAACGAATCTTCAAAGGTCTCATAGTCATACTATGAGACCTTTTTTATTTTCTCTTCTCATCATCTTTTCTTGTTCATTTTCTTTTGCGCAGAAAAAGTTAATCGTGCTTGGTGATTCACTCACGGAAGGGTTCGGTGTTGCTAAAGAAGCGGCTTATCCTGCTGTGCTTGAAAAAAAACTACATGAAGCGGGTAAAAAAGAATGGACGGTTATTAATTCGGGCGTGAGTGGTTCTACGACGGCTTCGGCGGTGACACGTATGAAGTGGTTGTATAAGTCCAAGCCTGATGCTGTTCTGCTTGTTCTAGGCGCGAACGACGGACTTCGTGGTCTTAAGATTGAAGACAGTGAAAAGCATTTGGCGGAAGCCATTGAGTATTCGCAAAAGCAAAATGTGCGTGTGATTTTGGGTGGCCTCTATATGCCTCCGAATTATGGTGCTGCATACACCGGAAAATTTAAAAAGATGTACGAGTCTTTGTCGAAGAAGTACAAGCTCACTTTCATTCCATTCGTTTTAGATAAGGTCGGTGGAAATCCTAAATATAATTTAGCTGACGGCATTCATCCTAACGAAGAGGGACATAAAATTATTGCTGACAACATCTTCCAAGTTTTAAAGGGGGAGTTGTGAGTTTAGTTTTAAGCAGCGTTCGTAAAAGTTTTCGTCAGGGCGAAACTGAAATCCAAGTTCTAAAAAGTTTGGATGTGACGATTGAGCCAGGACAAGTCGTGTCGATCGTAGGTCAATCCGGCAGTGGTAAATCCACGCTGCTTTCCTTGCTGGCAGGCCTTGAGCGGGCAGACGGTGGAAAAATTCTTGTGGATAAAGTCAATTTGTTGCCGCTCTCGGAGCAAGAGATGACTTTGTTTCGCGCGCAAAATATCGCCATCGTTTTTCAGCAGTACCATTTGATTGCTCACCTCACAGCTTTAGAAAACGTGATGCTCGCCCTTGAGATCTTAAAACTTGAAAATCCGCGCGAGCGTGCTGAAGAAGCATTGAAAGAACTAGGATTAGGACACCGTTTGAACCATTTCCCAAGCCAACTCAGTGGAGGAGAATGTCAACGTGTCGCGATTGCCAGAGCGTTGGTAGTAAAACCTAAAATTTTGTTAGCCGATGAGCCCAGCGGAAATTTAGATACGCAGACGGGTGATAAGGTGATGGATGTCTTCTTTGATATTGTTCGCAAGCATAAGATCACAACCATTCTTGTAACTCACAGTGAAGTCTTAGCAAAAAAATGTGAACGCATCTTGCGCCTTGAAGAAGGTCACCTGAGGGAAGTCTAATGCTTTTGCGTCTGGCAGTTCGTGAGCTTTTGCGAAGCTGGCGATTTGGTCTCTTTTTTATTTTTAATTTAAGCTTAGGTTTAACAGGATTTGTATCGTTACAGGCGTTTAATACCGCCCTTGAATCACAAATCAAAGCCAATGCAAAATCCATTTTGTCTGCCGATATGGCGGTGGCTTCCCGCCGTGAACTCACGGAAGACGAACAAAAGAAAATGCAAGCGGCTTTGCCGCCGGGAACGGAAGAGTCCAAGATCTATGAATTCTTTGCGATGCTCAGTTCGGCGAAAGGGTCTCGCCTTGTTTTAGTAAAAGCCATTGATAAGTCTTATCCTTTTTATGGTGAGTTGGTTCTGCAATCTGGAAAAGTCATCAACAGTGGTGCTGAAAAAGAAATTTTAAGTGCGCCCAAGGTTTGGATCTATCCGGAACTAAAATCGCAATTGGGTCTGGATGTGGGCGACGAAGTTAAAGTTGGAAATTTGGACTTAAAAATTTCTGATTTGATTGAAAAAGACGCCACACAAACTTTTAGAGCGATGAGCATTGCGCCGCGGATTTTTATCAACCGTGATTTACTTCCGCAATCAGGACTCATGCAGTATGGAAGTACGTTTTCATTAGCGCATCTTTTTAAATTTCCTGCAAATGTGCAAGAGGATGTTGTTCAGGATAATCTTTATAAAGCTTTGCAAGATCCCGCCATCAATGTGGCAACTCCTTCTTCGGCTGGGGAAGATTCAGGCCGCCAATTAGGTTATCTTTCAGACTACCTGGGACTGGTATCGATCATTGCATTATTTATGTCAGCCTTGGGAGCTGCTTATATCTACCGTCTGTTTCTTTCAACACGCATGAAGGAAATCGCCATTCTAAGAACATTGGGATTGCAAAGCAGTCAGGCGGTCGGCGTCTATATTGTGCAAGCTTCTTTGTTGGGGTTGATTGCCACAATTCCTACTTTGATATTCAGTAATTTAGTTTTGCCACTTTTAAGCAAACTTCTGGCAAGCTTTACACCGTTTAACTTGCAACCTCATGTGAATTTAGAAGCGTTCTTGGTTTGTCTTTTTATGGCGGTCTTTGGAAGCTTTGTTGTCAGTCTTCCTTTCTTGGTTAAGATCTTTGACTTAAAGGCGGCGAAATTATTTAGCGAAGAAAAATTTTCTGTCGGTGAAGGCCCTCGTCGCTTATGGCCATTTTTACCTTCACTCGTTTTGTTTTACTTTCTTTCTGTTTATCAGGCGCACTCTTGGAAAATCGGTAGCATCTTCGTCGGAGCCATGGTTGCAGTTATTGCAGCACTGCTTATGATTGGTTATCTGACGGTGAAGCTTGCGGGCTTTATTACGGGATTCCGCCGTTGGTTTCTTAAATTCAGTTTCTTAAGTCTTTCCCGCAGAGCGGGAGCAAGTCTTGCGATCTTTGTGGCTTTGGGCCTTGGCGCATTGTTAATCAATATCTTGCCGCAATTAAAAAATTCGCTTCAAGCCGAGTTTCAGGTCGAAGGCCGCTCTAAGATTCCATCTCTTTTCATGTTTGATATTCAAGATGAGCAACTTCCCGGTGTTGAAAAAATCTTAGCAGAAAATAATGTTAAACCTCTGGGCCTTTCCCCGCTTGTTCGCGCGCGCATTTTAAAGGTGAATGGTCAGGATTATGAACGCAAACTTGAGACTCAAGGCTTTAAAACACGTGAAGAAGAACGTGATGCCCGATTTAGAAATCGCGGTGTGAATCTTTCCTATCGTCAGGATTTATCGGGAACAGAAAATATTGTGGATGGTCGCCCTTTTTCCGGCGATTTTAATCCTGCAAAACAAAAACGTGCGGAACTTTCAGTCGAAGTCCGCTTTGCTGAGCGCATGGGATTTAAAATCGGTGATGTTCTTGTTTTTGACGTTCAAGGCGTGGAAGTTGAAGGCGAGATCATCAATCTTCGCAAAGTGAAATGGACAAGCTTTCAGCCGAATTTCTTTATTCTTGTGCAAAACGGAGTTCTAAATGAAGCTCCGAAAACATTTATCGCGGCAATTCCATCTTTGAAAGAGGAAAAGCGCACTCTTTTGCAAAACGAAATCGCCAAAGAATTTTCCAACGTGTCAGTCGTCGATGTTGTGCGGACGGTGGATGACGTTCTTAATATGGGTGAAAGAATGAGCTGGTCGCTGGAGCTTATGGCGGCTTTGGCTTTGCTGACTGGCTACATCGTTTTATTCTCGATTGTGCGCAGTCAGATCAAACTGCGTCGTTGGGAACTAAATATGTTAAAAATCCTGGGAGCCTCCTGGGGTGAAGTGGCGAGTTTTATTTTGGCCGAGTTTTCATTCTTGTCTTTTCTCGCGGCTCTCACGGGTTCGCTTTTAAGCATTGTCGTCAGTTTTTCACTGAACATGTTTATTTTTGAAAGTGATTTCACGCTTTCATGGGTGCAGCCGCTTGTGTCCGTTGTCTTAATTACGGGATTAAGTCTTTTGATCTCTTTCTTGGCAAGCTTGGATATTGTGAGGGAAAGCGCACTCAGCATTTTGCGTGAGGAACGATAGTACCTTGGTGAAAAGCAATTAAAACAATCTAGTCACATGAAAAGACTCCCTCTATCGTAAATTTCCTAGGGGGAGTTATGCACTTTTATCGAGTGTTAACGGGCATGGTTTTGTTTTTAGCGACCGGAACTTGGGCTTTTAATAAGACAGCGTCTCAAGAAGTTCGAATTTATTCAGGACCTGATAAAATTCTGGAAGATCATTCGCCGTATGCTCTGAAGGTGCATTCACAGTCGCACAATGAACAAAACTATCTTCGTCCCAATGCTTTGTGTGTCGAAGCTATTGTGGCTTCGAATTGTTGTTACTACACGATTTACGACGGCTATGCGAAAAAAAATATCAACTACAAAGGCACAAAACCGGTTTTTGGTTCTGAGGAAGCCGCTCGAACCTGGGCAAAGCAGCAAATTCCCCGCATGGTTTTTCTTCTTCCCTATGATGGAGCTGAGGCTTCACTGGGACAGGGATGGCACTACAACAATGGCGGTGAACATTCCGGTCTTGATTCG
This region of Bdellovibrio sp. BCCA genomic DNA includes:
- a CDS encoding YajQ family cyclic di-GMP-binding protein, with product MPSFDIVSEIDTQEVDNAINQARKEVEGRYDFKGSKAEIQWDKKEITLLAEDEYKVEAMGSILQTKLHRRGIDIKAIKFEKIEEAGGRMLRRKVTLVQGIDREIAKDVIKLIKDSKLKVQPAVADDKIKVSSKSIDELQECISLVRGGNFPIPLQYNNMRS
- a CDS encoding RNA recognition motif domain-containing protein, whose protein sequence is MAKKLYVGNLPYSVDDEALHQHFAQFGAVDSAKVIMDRETGRSKGFGFVEMADDSAADQAIEKANGYELNGRAINVSEARPQAPREGGPRRGGFGGGRDGGPRRGGFGGGDRGPRGPRN
- a CDS encoding arylesterase encodes the protein MRPFLFSLLIIFSCSFSFAQKKLIVLGDSLTEGFGVAKEAAYPAVLEKKLHEAGKKEWTVINSGVSGSTTASAVTRMKWLYKSKPDAVLLVLGANDGLRGLKIEDSEKHLAEAIEYSQKQNVRVILGGLYMPPNYGAAYTGKFKKMYESLSKKYKLTFIPFVLDKVGGNPKYNLADGIHPNEEGHKIIADNIFQVLKGEL
- a CDS encoding ABC transporter ATP-binding protein, giving the protein MSLVLSSVRKSFRQGETEIQVLKSLDVTIEPGQVVSIVGQSGSGKSTLLSLLAGLERADGGKILVDKVNLLPLSEQEMTLFRAQNIAIVFQQYHLIAHLTALENVMLALEILKLENPRERAEEALKELGLGHRLNHFPSQLSGGECQRVAIARALVVKPKILLADEPSGNLDTQTGDKVMDVFFDIVRKHKITTILVTHSEVLAKKCERILRLEEGHLREV
- a CDS encoding ABC transporter permease, whose product is MLLRLAVRELLRSWRFGLFFIFNLSLGLTGFVSLQAFNTALESQIKANAKSILSADMAVASRRELTEDEQKKMQAALPPGTEESKIYEFFAMLSSAKGSRLVLVKAIDKSYPFYGELVLQSGKVINSGAEKEILSAPKVWIYPELKSQLGLDVGDEVKVGNLDLKISDLIEKDATQTFRAMSIAPRIFINRDLLPQSGLMQYGSTFSLAHLFKFPANVQEDVVQDNLYKALQDPAINVATPSSAGEDSGRQLGYLSDYLGLVSIIALFMSALGAAYIYRLFLSTRMKEIAILRTLGLQSSQAVGVYIVQASLLGLIATIPTLIFSNLVLPLLSKLLASFTPFNLQPHVNLEAFLVCLFMAVFGSFVVSLPFLVKIFDLKAAKLFSEEKFSVGEGPRRLWPFLPSLVLFYFLSVYQAHSWKIGSIFVGAMVAVIAALLMIGYLTVKLAGFITGFRRWFLKFSFLSLSRRAGASLAIFVALGLGALLINILPQLKNSLQAEFQVEGRSKIPSLFMFDIQDEQLPGVEKILAENNVKPLGLSPLVRARILKVNGQDYERKLETQGFKTREEERDARFRNRGVNLSYRQDLSGTENIVDGRPFSGDFNPAKQKRAELSVEVRFAERMGFKIGDVLVFDVQGVEVEGEIINLRKVKWTSFQPNFFILVQNGVLNEAPKTFIAAIPSLKEEKRTLLQNEIAKEFSNVSVVDVVRTVDDVLNMGERMSWSLELMAALALLTGYIVLFSIVRSQIKLRRWELNMLKILGASWGEVASFILAEFSFLSFLAALTGSLLSIVVSFSLNMFIFESDFTLSWVQPLVSVVLITGLSLLISFLASLDIVRESALSILREER